One Cydia pomonella isolate Wapato2018A chromosome 14, ilCydPomo1, whole genome shotgun sequence DNA segment encodes these proteins:
- the LOC133524997 gene encoding uncharacterized protein LOC133524997, protein MQFIRILVFLLPGLAFAGPRGGALVDFSDPKVQGHLDALVRMAQSCVIRVRATPKDVRAYFTNSAPVTRSGQCFAACMLEQSDVINHGKVNRELLVHLASLVNGKKSRVVRKLNSVSRMCLDSIEGLSDRCQLASTYNDCLNENMIEFAFPLDLAEEAVRKMPFHLMSPNLPDTRV, encoded by the exons ATGCAGTTCATCAGGATCCTCGTTTTCCTGTTGCCAGGACTTGCGTTTGCGGGTCCACGTGGAGGAGCTTTGGTAGATTTCTCGGATCCTAAG GTCCAGGGCCACCTAGACGCCCTAGTCCGCATGGCGCAGTCCTGTGTGATCCGAGTGCGTGCCACGCCCAAGGATGTCCGCGCTTACTTTACTAACTCGGCGCCCGTGACCCGCTCCGGGCAGTGCTTCGCTGCGTGCATGCTTGAGCAAAGCGATGTCATCAACCATGGGAAG GTAAACCGTGAGCTCCTCGTTCACCTCGCCAGCCTAGTGAACGGCAAGAAGTCTCGCGTAGTGCGCAAGCTGAACAGCGTCTCCCGAATGTGCCTAGACTCCATCGAGGGCCTGTCGGACCGCTGCCAGCTCGCCTCGACCTACAATGACTGCCTAAATGAGAACATGATCGAGTTCGCCTTTCCACTTGACTTGGCTGAAGAAGCAGTTAGGAAGATGCCCTTCCATCTTATGTCGCCAAA
- the LOC133524998 gene encoding uncharacterized protein LOC133524998 isoform X2 produces the protein METLFLLLLASCASAKMSVMYTHDRLSDMVVESCLSEMFPKPKKVEFQESDEACIIFCVLKKFGIMTPNGLFNLDVYKKRVETAHQLVQLNNIADVGARCIKLAKESPHNQDVCRIAKIFNDCTHLYRIML, from the exons ATGGAAA CATTATTCCTCCTACTACTAGCAAGCTGTGCGTCGGCAAAAATGTCCGTTATGTACACGCACGACCGGCTCAGCGATATGGTAGTAGAGTCCTGCCTCTCCGAGATGTTCCCTAAGCCGAAGAAGGTCGAGTTTCAAGAGTCTGACGAAGCGTGCATCATCTTCTGTGTGCTTAAGAAGTTCGGGATTATGACGCCGAATGGGTTGTTTAATCTGGATGTTTATAA AAAACGTGTAGAAACAGCGCACCAACTGGTTCAGCTGAACAACATCGCCGACGTGGGCGCTCGATGCATCAAGCTCGCCAAAGAATCGCCGCACAACCAGGACGTCTGTCGAATCGCCAAGATCTTCAACGACTGCACGCATTTATACAGGATCatgttataa
- the LOC133524998 gene encoding uncharacterized protein LOC133524998 isoform X3 encodes MSVMYTHDRLSDMVVESCLSEMFPKPKKVEFQESDEACIIFCVLKKFGIMTPNGLFNLDVYKKRVETAHQLVQLNNIADVGARCIKLAKESPHNQDVCRIAKIFNDCTHLYRIML; translated from the exons ATGTCCGTTATGTACACGCACGACCGGCTCAGCGATATGGTAGTAGAGTCCTGCCTCTCCGAGATGTTCCCTAAGCCGAAGAAGGTCGAGTTTCAAGAGTCTGACGAAGCGTGCATCATCTTCTGTGTGCTTAAGAAGTTCGGGATTATGACGCCGAATGGGTTGTTTAATCTGGATGTTTATAA AAAACGTGTAGAAACAGCGCACCAACTGGTTCAGCTGAACAACATCGCCGACGTGGGCGCTCGATGCATCAAGCTCGCCAAAGAATCGCCGCACAACCAGGACGTCTGTCGAATCGCCAAGATCTTCAACGACTGCACGCATTTATACAGGATCatgttataa
- the LOC133524998 gene encoding uncharacterized protein LOC133524998 isoform X1, translating into MEKIIVVLSLALSVNAYKFFSNKLDNEPSLSILYTHDKSSDMVVQDCLSEMYPRKLYKYPLRIDRNDVPCIIHCVLKKFKIMTNDGVINVRNYYRRVAAIHRYDPRILISDVGDTCAKNINNMNLDHDVCKKAKVFNDCTQLYAISLTENYN; encoded by the exons ATGGAAA AAATCATCGTGGTGTTATCTTTAGCCTTATCAGTAAACGCTTATAAGTTCTTCTCGAATAAGCTGGACAACGAACCATCCTTATCAATACTGTATACTCACGACAAAAGCAGCGACATGGTGGTTCAAGACTGCCTCAGCGAAATGTATCCGCGCAAGCTCTACAAGTATCCGTTACGTATTGATAGAAACGACGTACCTTGCATAATACATTGTGTGCTCAAGAAGTTCAAGATTATGACCAACGATGGAGTGATCAACGTAAGAAATTACTACAGAAGAGTGGCGGCTATACATAGATATGACCCGCGGATTCTCATTTCGGATGTGGGCGACACGTGTGCGAAGAACATTAACAATATGAATTTAGATCATGATGTGTGTAAGAAGGCAAAAGTGTTTAACGACTGTACGCAGTTATATGCCATCTCCTTAACGGAAAACTATAATTAA